The Streptococcus marmotae genome contains the following window.
AGCTGCTGCTTCATCTCCTGCAACAGTTGAAGTATAACTTACAGGTGCTTCAACAACTACTGGTACTTCTTCAGCAGATACTTCCTGAATAACTGGAGCTGGAGTCGGAGCTGGGCTTGCAGGTACAGCGCGAACTGCTGGTGGAAGTTTTACAGTTGTAGTCGTTTGACCGTTTGCTTTACCATTTCCTAATTCTAGTTCTTGATCTACGTAAATTAAATTTGGATTGGTAATCTTGTTTAATGTGACAAGTGATTCGACTGTTGTTCTATGGGTTACAGCAATCTCAGATAGCGTATCACCAGCCTTCACCTTATAGGTATCCGCATTAACTGCATTTGTAATCAACAGTAAGCCCATTGCAATAACCCCTGCAATCATGAGCTGGAATTGTTTCGTTGTAAGTGTCATTTTATTTATATAATCCTTTCTTTCAACTGACATCTATCATACAACTAGAATATTACTCTGACTTTGTGAAAAGATTACAAATGTTACAAATACGTTTAAATTAGACAATAAAAGCACCAAAATGGCGCTTTTTCTTATATTTTCACTAACTTTTCAAGTAATAAAGAAGAATTCCTAAACCAAGAATAACCAACAGAGCAAGACTATCTGCTAATTTCCATTTTAACACACGATACTTTGTTCGACCTTCTCCACCTTGGTAGCCACGCGCTTCCATAGCCGTTGCTAAGGCATCTGCCCTTTTAAAACTAGAGGCAAATAATGGAATCAGAATCGGAATAACAGATTTTACCTTCTGAACAAGACTTCCCTCTCCAAAATCAACTCCCCGCGCCCGCTGCGCATTCATAATCCTTGTTGTATCATCCATAAGAGTTGGAACAAACCGTAAACTCATAGACAACATCAAACCGATTTCATGCACTGGGACCTTCACATAAGTCAACGGAGCCAAACCTGCTTCAATACCATCTGCCAAACTAAGGGGCATCGTGGTTAAGGTGAGTAAAGTAGAAAGAAAAATAATCAAGACAAAGCGGACAAAAATAATTCCTGCTTGCTGGATTCCTTCCTCCGTCACTTTCAAAATCCAGAACTGCCACAAGACGTTATGACCACCTGTAAAAAAGACTTGAAACAGAGTTGTAAAGAGAATAATGCCAATCATGGGCTTTACACCATTAAGGAAAAAGCTCAATTTTATCTTAGATAAAAAGATGACCAGTAATACAAATGCAACCAATAAGAGGTTCGTCACCAGATTATTTGCCCAGAAAATAATCAATAAAAAACTCATCATAACGAGCAATTTACTTCGCGGATCCAAGCGATGTATCATCGAATCTCCTGGAATATAGCGACCTAAAATTAACTTATCCATGGGCTACCACCTCAATCAATTCCTCCATTGTAATCGGCAGATGCTCAAAGACAAATCCTCTGCGCTCCAAATTCGCTGCAAATTTCGTAATTTTAGGAACACCCAACTGAATACTCTCCATAAAATCAACATCTTGAAAAATCACAACCGGTTTTCCTGATTTTACCAATTTTCCATTGGCCATAATAAACACATAATCCGCAAAATTTGCTACATCATCCATCAAATGCGTTACAAGAACAATGGTCATCCCTGTTTGATGAAGCTGTTTAAAAATAGTCATCAATTCCTTTCGGCCTGCTGGATCAAGTCCGGCTGTTGGCTCATCGAGTACTAGAACCTTTGGCTCCATAGCCAAAATCCCAGCAATTGCAACCCGTCGCATTTGTCCACCAGATAATTCAAAGGGACTACGATCAAATAACTCTTCCGATATTCCTACTAGAGCTAGCTTTTCACGCGCAATCTCCTCAGCCTCTTCCCTTGAAATACCAAAATTCTGTGGCCCAAATGCAACATCTTTTAGAACCGTTTCTTCAAAAACCTGACTTTCTGGAAATTGGAAAACAAGTCCCACTTTTTTACGTACTTGTTTAATATCCTTGTTGATAGAGGTTGGTGTAATACAAAAATCATCAATGAAGACTGTTCCAGATGTAGGAATATTAAGACCATTTAATAACTGTAAAATGGTTGATTTTCCGGATCCTGTATGACCGATAATAGCAGTGTAAGAGCCATCTACAATCTCCAAATCGACACCAAAAAGTGCACGTCCTTCAAAAGGCGTGTTCGCTTGATATGTATAATCTACTTGTTGGAGAGTAATGCCCATAATGCTTCTTCTAATTCCTCTTCTGTAAAATAGCGCAATGGAATGGCTAAACCTTTATCACTTAATTCCTGGACGAGTTTTGCTGTAAATGGCTGATCAAGCCCTAAATCTTGTAAATCATCACGCATAAATAATTCTGCAGGACTGCTAATTGACTCTATCTTGCCCTGTTTCATCACCATCACCCGATCACTCAAGGCTACCTCGTCTAAATCATGGGTAATGGAAAGAACAGTAATCTGATATTTTTCCTTAATTTCTTTAACAATCCGAATTAACTCTAATCGTCCTTCAGGATCTAACATACTAGTTGCTTCATCAAGAATAATAATGCTCGGACGCAAGGCAACGACCCCAGCAATCGCAACACGTTGTTTCTGACCACCAGAAAGCCTTGCAGGTTCCCGTTTTTTAAAATCGGACATCCCAACAAGTTCCAAAGCCTCATGAACCCGCTGTGTCATTTCTTCTAGTGGAATTCCTTGATTTTCGAGACCGAAGGCAACGTCATCTTCAACAGTTGCCCCAACAAACTGATTATCTGGATTTTGAAAAACCATGCCAATCTGACGACGTTTCTCCCAAACATTTAGAGGTGTCAAACTATCTCCAGAAATGATAATTTCTCCTGATTCAGCCTCCAAAAGACCATCTATCAAGCGTACTGTAGTTGACTTACCAGATCCATTGTGACCAATGATTGATAACCATTCCCCCTGTTTCACGTGAAACGTTACATCATCTAAAGTATAGTGGTGATCTTCTACATCGTATTTATAGCTTACATGTTTTACTTCAATTATATTTGTCATTACTGAAAAGTATCCTTAAATAAATAGGAGGCTCCCTTAAAATAATCATAACCTGAATACAGAGTGAAAAATAAGGCGATGTAAAGGGTGATTGTTCCTAACAACTGCCAGTGGAGCAATAAAAAGATAATCGCAAACATTTGAGAAAATGTCTTAATTTTACCAGGCATAGCTGCAGCAAGTACCGTTCCGCCATTTTCAACCAAGAGCAAACGCAAGCCAGTAACAGCTAATTCACGACAAATAATAATCGCCACAATCCATGCTGGAGCAAATCCCAGCTCAACTAGCATGATAAACGCTGTCATTACTAGAATCTTATCTGCCATTGGATCCGCAAATTTACCAAAATTCGTGACTACCTGCCATTTACGTGCTAAATAACCATCAAGATAGTCTGTCAAACTAGCAAGTGCAAACAAGATTGCTGCTACAATATGACCAGCAAAACTGTTCCAAACACTTAAAACTAGAATAAATATCGGAATTACCAAGATACGACCAAGCGTTAAAGCATTGGGGATATGTTCTTTTTTCATTTTCTTCCTCATTGTTCAATCGTCAGAAGCACATTTCCTGACTGATTTGTTAAAGCAGATGTATCTAACTTTTGGCCCGCAATCGTAATATCAACTCCACGGACAACACCTAGCACCAGAGTCGCTGTCGAGGTCCCTGCTGGAAGAGTTGCTGATACCGTTGGATTCGCTGTTGATAAAGTAAATCCACCTGCAATCTCGCTATCCGTTAAACTGACCCAACTTGTTACACTAGAAACCGCAAGGGTAACAGTAACTGGTTCTTTCGACCCTTTGACTGTCACAGCCAAGTCACTTCCACCACCAGAAGTTACCAAACTAACACCTGATACTTGACTACTAGAAGAAGGAGCTGTAGACGAAGAAGTACTTACAGAAGTTTCCATTTCCTCCGTAGCAGTACTCGAAGACTGTGATACCACGCTGTAAGAAGTGCTTGTCCCAGTAATTCGTGCCTGATTTTGCACACGAGAATAGACAATATAGGTCACAAAGAAAAGGATAAAAATCGATGCTAACAATAAGTAAATCAATGGTAGATACGATGTTTTCTTTTTTTTCACTTTATAGCTTCTTCTCAATTCAGACTGTAGTTCTTCCTCTTCTCCTGCTTCATAATACATCACTAAACTATTTTTATCATAGGCATCAATCAACACCGCTGCATCTAGCTCCAACACCTCAGCATAACGCTGCAAAAACGAGCGGATGTAGGCTGGATCTGGGATAAATTCAAAATCATTGTACTCTAAAGCCTGCAAATACTTTGCATGGATTTTTGTCATTCGCTGCAAATCAGCAAAATTCCAACCACGACTTTCCCTAGCTGCACGCAGTACCTCTCCTATACTTTTTTGTCTCATCAGTTCCTCTCTCTATCAATTAGTTTTCAATACCATATTGTACCAAAAAATTAGGGAAATTTCGATGTTAATTTACTTTTATTTTGGAAAAATCATAAAATCTGTCATCTCACAGCTAGAAATAAATTGTCGTCCAACGTCGATCACTTCCTCTAGTGTCAGACGGTTCAACAGCCCCGGAATATCAAAAATTGTTTCTGTTTCTGAGACATGCTCCACGAAATAACCAACTGTAAATTCGGACGAATTGAGACCGCGAATAAACTCCCCATACATCTCATTTTTTAGAATGGTAAAATGTTGCTCCGTCACATCAGTATCACGTTCAAAGTTTAACAAGGCTTTTTTTAACTGACTTGAAACAGTAATAGGTTCAGCCGTATCAGCTGTCACAACTGCAAAGTGATAACCTCCATGTACCTCGACATGAAATGAAAGAGAATGGTCAATCTTATTTTCACTGTATAAAGTTTGATATCTCTTAGAGGTACGACCAAGCAACATGGATAGTAAAAAACTGAGACAAATTCGATAATGCTGCTCTTCCTCCTGCCCAATCGAATCATTCCCTCGTAAACCAATCGCCATCTTAGGTAGAGCCACTTCAAGGTATTCCTTGCGGTTCTGCAACAGCGGATTTTTTGGAAGTAGGGGCAAGTTAGCTTTCTTTTCAGCAGTCACAGGATTCTCCGATTGATCCTGCACAATCCATTGAAAGACCTCATCGGCATCTATGTCCCCCATGACAACCAGTGTCATCTTCTGTGGCTGATAAAACTGTCTAAAATTCTCTTGCAAAATCCTAGCAGAAATCCGCTCAATTGACTCTCTCGAACCGGCAATATCCTCAGCCAAGGCTGTATCAGGGTACAAACTATTTAAAATGCCCAAGTACAAACGATGATCTGGATCATCCGCATACATATCAATTTCCTGACCAATAATCTCCTTTTCTCGTTCAACACTTCCTTCTGTAAAATGCGTTTCTCTCACCATTTTCTGCAGCAAGGAAAGAGGTTGACGAAGTTCTTCTGTCGTTGAAAAAAGGTAACTTGTCTGGTTAAAACTGGTATAGGCATTTGCATTTGCACCATATCGAGCAAATTCTTGCAGTAGATCACCACCATTTTCCATTTCAAACAGTTTATGTTCTAAAAAATGTGCAATCCCTGCTGGATAACTCTTTTTGACACTGTCAACATCTGTAAATTCATTGTCAACCGAACCAAACTGAACCTTTAGTATAGCATAGGTCTCTTGAAAATCTTTTTTTGGAATTAACACAACTGTCAAGCCATTTACCAACTTTCCATAATAAACAGGATGTGTCAAGTAAGAGTAGTGTTTTTCTGTCAACTTCATCTTTCCAGTTCAACTCCTTCCATAAAATAAACAGCCTGTAATCGAACCAATCTTGAAGCACGAATTACATCTTCTTTTGAAACTCGTTTGACAGCCTCCATCCATTCGTCTAGCTCTAACTGCTGTTCTCCAAAAATGACCTTATTATAAGCTTGTTCAATCAGCTGCCCCTGCTTATCCTGAGAAAGAGTAGCCGAATGAAGTAACATCTTTTTTGTCAACTCCAATTCTTCATCGGTGAAATGACCTCTTTTGATGTCTAGCAACTGTTTACTGATTTGCCTCATGGTCTTTTTGCGATTTTCCCTATCAATTCCAGCATACACTTTTAAAAGACCTGAAAAAATATTCAACTGACTGCCGATTGTGTAAGCAAGACCTTCCTGTTCACGGACATTTACAAATAATTTTGAATGGGCAAAACTTCCAAATAAACCATTGAGAACAACCAGAGGAATATAATTGACATCTCTGTAAACAGATTGTAAATGATAAGCTAATTCTAAAATAGATTGACCTGTTTCTTTTCGCTCCATTTTTTCTCTAACAACATTTGAAAAATCCTGCTTATAGGTCCATTCTAATTTTGGATTACGATAAGAAAAACGAAAGGCTTTCAATCGATTGATAACTTCTTCCTGGTCAAATTCCCCAGAAAAGAAAAAATCAATCCGGTCTAGATGAATCATGTCCTGTAAAGCCTTGTAAACTGTTTCTGCTGTCTCTTTTTCTACTAAATACCGTTTTCCAATACGCGGAATTTTCAACGATTCATCTTCAAAAAACAAGCTCGAGAGTTCCACATCTGCATGATAAAAATGATCTTCCACCTCTGTATCAAGATAGTTTACTAAATTTGTCTTTTCAATAGTAAAGAACTCTTTCTCAAAAGCCTCCTTTTTAACCAATGGCTTAAACAGACAGGCATATAGAAAATCCAATAATGGTATCGTCAAATCTGATTTTTCTGGTAGGTAGCTTGATTTTATGTAGCTTATTTTTATATCAATCGAATGTACTCGACCCTTTTTTGACACACTAGTGGAGAAGTGCGCGCCATATAACTCTGCTAAACGCTGATGAAATTGATGAGAATTGGGATACTCTTGATTAGCCATATCTAGCATGTTAGAAAGTAAAACTCGGCCAGCCACTGTTTTTTGATTCATTGGAGCTGCAAAACGAACCAAAATCTGATTCGTTGTAAACTTCTCTCCCTCCAAAAAATGTAGATGAACACCCTCTTGCAATTTCATACCTAACTCCTCTAAAACATTCTAAATTCAATTATACCATTTTATGGTATAATAAACTGAAACGAGGTAACTTATGGACTACAAACTATATGATGAATACATTCTCTTACAAGCCTTATTAAAGGAAGTTGGAATCATCCAAAGTGGAGGAGCTATCAAGGGATTTCTACAGGAATTTCCCGTCTTTTTTAATGGTGAAAAAGAAGAACGCAGACGCAAAAAAATCCGTATTGGAGATGTTATCAGTATTCCAAGCCAAAATGCTACGATTACTATTGTTGCACCAACTGAGGATGAGCAAAAACAATACGAGGAAGACAAAGCAGAAAAAGAGCGTGTCGCTAAGCTCGTAAAACAGCTAAATGCGCAAAATAAACAAGGAAAAACAAAAGCAATTCCTTCTGCTAAGACTCCTAAAAACAAAAAGAAAAAAGCTCCTGTCCGCTTCCCAGGTACTTAAGCATGTGGCTAGAATCTTTACGTTTACAACATTTCCGTAATTACCAAGAATTAGACATTCGTTTCCATAACGGATTAAATGTATTTCTTGGGCAAAATGCACAAGGAAAGACGAATATCTTAGAGAGCATTTATTTCTTAGCTCTTACTCGCAGCCATCGAACCCGTACAGACAAGGATTTAGTTCAATTTCAACAAACGCAGCTGACTCTAAACGGATTACTTCACCGGCAAACAGGTAAACTACCACTTGACATTGAGTTGACAGAAAAAGGGCGTATCACTAAGATCAATCATCTAAAACAATCTAAATTATCCGATTATATCGGTCATATGAATGTTGTTCTTTTTGCTCCAGAAGATTTACAACTGATTAAAGGAGCACCAGCTCTTAGACGAAAATTTATAGATGTCGAGCTAGGACAAATCAAGCCAATCTATCTGTCTGACTTATCTCAGTACAATCACATCCTCAAACAACGAAATACCTATCTAAAATCTGCCAATTCGATTGATGAGACCTTTCTTTCTGTCCTAGATCAACAATTAGCTGAATATGGTAGCAAAGTAATCCTACAACGAATGGAATTTCTCAAAAAATTGGAATTTTTTGGTAACAAAAAAGTGATTGACATTTCTAATAAAGGTGAAGAATTAACCATCCACTATCAGTCTTCCATAAAGTTTACAGAATCAGACAATATATTTGACAGTTTTTTGACAGAATTAGCACATTGTCGTAAACGAGATTTGTTCAAAAAAAATACAGGTGTTGGACCCCATCGCGATGATATTAGCTTCTTCCTAAATGGTGTTAATGCCCACTATGGAAGTCAAGGACAACATCGTAGTTTAGTTCTTTCGCTGAAATTGGCCGAAATTGAACTCATGAAAGAAATGACTAGAGAATATCCCATCTTACTACTTGACGATGTCATGAGTGAACTTGACAACAATCGTCAAGTAAAATTACTGGAAACTATCTCTCAAAATATCCAGACATTTATCACCACAACTAGTCTGGATCACCTATCAAAACTACCTGATAAGGTAAAAATCTTTACCGTCCATCAAGGAATAATTGAAGAACAATAAAAGCTGGCATTGCCAGCTTTTATTGTTCTCTTTACAACCTTGTCAAGTTTAGAATGATTTAACAACACCAAGTAAGATGGCACCTGCTACAAAACAAATAATCCCAATGCTCAACCAACCTATTTCTTTTTTTGTCTTTGTTTCACCTAAAAAGAGAATACCACCAATAATGGAGATAATCACACCTAATTGAGAAAAACTAAAGGCAATAGCTAAACCAGCTTTGGCAGCTGCAAGTAGCATAAAGATGTTTCCGATTCCCCACATGATTCCAACTAACGCATTTTTAATGACAACTGCTTCAAGTTGAATCTGGAATTTCATAAATAGTAGCGCTCCTAAGACCATTCCGATAGCCATTGGTAAAATAACCGCTAGAGCATCAAAATGCATGATATTATTAAACAAAATAGCATAGGATAAATAACCGATTGTGGAGGAAGTTAGAGCACGAAATCCTTTTCCAAAATCAGAACCTTTCTCTACAACCACTTTATGTGAATCCTGTTTACTTGTAAAATAAAAACCAATGACCAATAGCAATAAGGCAATGATTCCCAAAACAAATTGAATCGATTTCATCCATTCTCCAAATACAATCGCTCCAATTAAACTACCAAAAACAAGCTGTGCTCCGCTAGACAAAGGATTTGCAACAGATACTCCCATGTACTGCATCGCTTGAAATTGTCCATATTGCCCCATGGACCAGAGCATGCCACCAATAATACCAACTCCCCACAAAGTAGGAGTCATTTCTGGCCTTACTAAAATCCAAACTACCAAAGCAAACAAGAGAGCACCTAGAGTCATTCCAAACGTTTGCTGATTGGGTCTACCGCCAATCTTATTACTTACAAAACCAATACTGCCCCAAGCAATCATGGGAACTAGCGCAAATAAAATACCTTGCATTCTTTCTCCTTTACAATTATATTTACAACTTTGTAAACTATATTTACAGCAATGTAAATATAGTTTACTCTTTTAAATTTTAAAAATACAATTCCATATTCTAACACAATGCCTTTCTTTTGTAAAGAAAAGACAGAACCTCTGAGCAAATCAGAGGTTCTGTTTGGATAGGTGTTATTGTACAGAGTAGTTTGGTGCTTCGTTGGTGATTTGGACGTCATGCGGATGACTTTCTTTTAGACCAGCACCGCTCATTTCGATGAACTGGGCATTGTCATGCAATTCTTGGATATTAGCTGCACCCACATAGCCCATACCAGAACGGATACCACCAAGCATTTGGAAAACAATATCAGCTGCAGCACCTTTGTAGGCTACACGGCCTTCAATTCCTTCTGGAACCAATTTATTCGCTTCGTTGACAGAACCTTGGAAGTAACGGTCACTTGAACCTTTTTTCATCGCTGCAATGGAACCCATTCCACGATAAGTTTTAAATTTACGTCCTTGGAAGATTTCTGTTTCTCCAGGTGCTTCATCTGTCCCTGCAAACATAGAACCAAGCATGACTGCATGCCCACCTGCTGCAAGAGCCTTGACAATATCTCCAGAATACTTGATTCCGCCGTCAGCGATGATTGTTTTTCCATATTCACGTGCTACTTGAGCTGCATCATAAATAGCTGTCACTTGTGGCACCCCAACACCTGCAATCACACGAGTTGTACAAATTGAACCTGGTCCAATACCAACTTTCACCACATCAACACCTGCATCGTAAAGAGCACGAGCTCCCTCTGCTGTTGCAATATTTCCAGCAATTAAAGTACGATTTGGGAAATGGGCACGAATTTCAGCAATTTTACGAAGCACACCGGCAGAATGTCCGTGAGCAGTATCGATCACAATAGCGTCTGCACCTGCTTCAAAAAGAGCTTCTGCACGTTCAAAGGTATCTGAAGTTACGCCAACGGCACCTGCAACAAGTAGGCGGCCAAATTCATCTTTCGCAGCATTTGGAAACTCAATGACTTTTTCAATGTCTTTAATCGTAATAAGGCCAGATAAACGCCCATTTTCATCTACAAGAGGCAGTTTTTCGATGCGATGTTCTTGAAGAATACTTTCAGCTGTCTCTAAATCCGTCCCAACTGGTGCTGTCACTAGATTTTCGCTGGTCATATTGGTTGAAATTGGCTGGTCATAATCCGAGATAAAACGCATGTCACGGTTGGTGATAATCCCGACCAATTTCCGATTTTCCATGGTCTCAACAATTGGTACACCGCTGATGCGGTAGCGACCCATAAGCTCATCTGCCTCTTTAATCGTATGGTTGGGGGTGAGAAAGAATGGATCGATGATAACGCCATTTTCAGAGCGTTTTACCTTGCGAACTTCATCGGCTTGTTGTTCAATCGACATGTTTTTGTGAATCACCCCAAGACCACCGGCACGCGCAATGGCAATCGCCATTTTACTCTCTGTTACAGTATCCATGGCCGCCGTAATGATTGGGATATTGAGGGTTAAATTCTTAGCCAGTTTTGTTTGAAGATTGGCATCATTTGGCAAAACATGACTTTCCGCTGGAATAAGCAATACATCATCAAAGGTAAAACCTTTTTTCAAAAATTTTGTGTCCCAATTAGACATCCACAGATTCCTCTTTTCTTTTTGTTTTTTCAAGCTACCACTAGCTGATTTGTATTTTAAATATCATACCATTTTGAAATCATTTGTCAAATATTATTCGCTTTAAATTCTAAAAAATATTCTATATAAGACATTAAAGGAAAAATATACTATATAATACGAACTTTTTCCAAAAAATAACGTAACTTGTTCATAAAAAGAGCAGAAATTTCATTCCTACTCTTTCGAATATCTGGATTAGTTGAAATAATGTAACCCCATTGCTGCTTTCACTTCCGATAAGGTTTGGGCAGCTGTTTGACGTGCCTTTTCACTTCCTTTTTGAAGCATATTATAGACTTCACCCATGTCCTTCGCAAATTCTAAGCGACGTTCACGAATAGGACCTAATTCTCGTTCTAAGATTTCTAATAGATAACGTTTGGTCTTTACATCTCCTAAACCACCCCGTTGATAGTGATCCTTCATAGCTTCTATTTCCGCTTTATCTTCCTCACGGCCAAAGACATCTAAATAATGGAAAACCATATTGCCTTCAATCTTT
Protein-coding sequences here:
- the guaB gene encoding IMP dehydrogenase, with the protein product MSNWDTKFLKKGFTFDDVLLIPAESHVLPNDANLQTKLAKNLTLNIPIITAAMDTVTESKMAIAIARAGGLGVIHKNMSIEQQADEVRKVKRSENGVIIDPFFLTPNHTIKEADELMGRYRISGVPIVETMENRKLVGIITNRDMRFISDYDQPISTNMTSENLVTAPVGTDLETAESILQEHRIEKLPLVDENGRLSGLITIKDIEKVIEFPNAAKDEFGRLLVAGAVGVTSDTFERAEALFEAGADAIVIDTAHGHSAGVLRKIAEIRAHFPNRTLIAGNIATAEGARALYDAGVDVVKVGIGPGSICTTRVIAGVGVPQVTAIYDAAQVAREYGKTIIADGGIKYSGDIVKALAAGGHAVMLGSMFAGTDEAPGETEIFQGRKFKTYRGMGSIAAMKKGSSDRYFQGSVNEANKLVPEGIEGRVAYKGAAADIVFQMLGGIRSGMGYVGAANIQELHDNAQFIEMSGAGLKESHPHDVQITNEAPNYSVQ